A stretch of the Salmo salar chromosome ssa20, Ssal_v3.1, whole genome shotgun sequence genome encodes the following:
- the LOC106581140 gene encoding dual specificity tyrosine-phosphorylation-regulated kinase 1A isoform X2, which translates to MAAPMPHTHQQYSDRHQPSTDQTAAVLPYSDQTQQLTANPRSLLLQRHMPQCFRDPTLAPLRKLSIDLIKTYKQINEVYYAKKKRRHQTGQGEDSSHKKERKVFNDGYDDDNYDYIVKNGEKWMDRYEIDSLIGKGSFGQVVKAYDRVEQEWVAIKIIKNKKAFLNQAQIEVRLLELMNKHDTEMKYYIVHLKRHFMFRNHLCLVFEMLSYNLYDLLRNTNFRGVSLNLTRKFAQQLCTALLFLATPELSIIHCDLKPENILLCNPKRSAIKIVDFGSSCQLGQRIYQYIQSRFYRSPEVLLGMPYDLAIDMWSLGCILVEMHTGEPLFSGANEVDQMNKIVEVLGIPPNHIMDLAPKARKFFEKLSDGTWSVKKTKDGKRYKPPASRKLHSILGVEAGGPGGRRAGESGHAVADYLKFKDLILRMLDYDPKSRIQPYYALQHSFFKKTADEGTNTSSSVSTSPALEQSQSSGTTSSTSSSSGGSSGTSTSGRARSDPTHHHLHSGGHFGAVMPAIDGDTLCPQARKPYPPPLVWGGGVGPEPVAGETHPVQETTFHVPPQHPKALHPHSHPHHHHGQVMATRPRPRHYTSPTHSSSTQDSMEVVHGHLSMTSLSSSASSSSTSSSSTGNHGNQAYQLRHLPFGHHGGLSMGMGAFSNPRQETGMAAHPAYPMGTNTGPAHYLPEGHLGMRQGMDREESPMTGVCVQQSSMASS; encoded by the exons ATGGCTGCTCCAATGCCCCATACACACCAGCAGTACAGTGACCGCCATCAGCCGAGCACTGACCAAACTGCTGCGGTCCTACCGTACAGCGACCAAACGCAACAGCTCACTGCCAACCCG AGATCATTGTTGTTACAGAGGCACATGCCCCAGTGCTTTCGTGACCCTACTTTGGCTCCCCTGCGGAAGCTCTCTATAGACCTTATCAAAACCTATAAACAGATCAATGAG GTGTATTATGCAAAAAAGAAGCGGCGGCACCAAACGGGTCAGGGTGAAGACTCCAGTcacaagaaagagaggaaggtctTCAATGATGGCTACGACGATGACAACTACGATTACATTGTCAAGAATGGGGAGAAGTGGATGGACCGCTATGAGATTGACTCCTTGATAGGCAAAGGGTCATTTGGACAG GTTGTAAAAGCTTATGACCGTGTAGAGCAGGAGTGGGTTGCCATCAAGATCATCAAGAACAAGAAAGCTTTTCTCAATCAAGCCCAGATTGAAGTGCGCCTCCTAGAGCTCATGAACAAACATGACACCGAAATGAAATACTACATAG TTCACCTGAAACGTCACTTCATGTTCCGGAACCACCTCTGCCTGGTGTTTGAGATGCTCTCATACAACCTCTACGACCTGCTGCGAAACACCAACTTCCGCGGCGTCTCTCTCAACCTGACCAGGAAGTTTGCTCAGCAGCTTTGCACTGCGCTGCTGTTCCTGGCCACGCCCGAGCTCAGCATCATCCACTGTGACCTGAAGCCTGAGAACATCCTGCTGTGCAACCCCAAGAGGAGCGCCATCAAGATAGTAGACTTTGGCAGCTCCTGCCAACTGGGACAGAGG aTATACCAGTACATTCAGAGTCGTTTTTACCGCTCCCCAGAGGTGCTGCTGGGCATGCCCTATGACCTGGCCATCGACATGTGGTCCCTTGGCTGCATCCTGGTGGAGATGCACACTGGAGAGCCCCTCTTCAGTGGAGCCAACGAG GTGGACCAGATGAATAAGATAGTTGAAGTTCTTGGTATCCCCCCCAATCACATTATGGACCTAGCCCCAAAAGCCAGGAAGTTCTTTGAGAAGCTATCGGATGGCACATGGAGTGTTAAGAAGACCAAAGATGGCAAAAGG TATAAGCCTCCAGCCTCTCGGAAGCTCCACTCCATCCTGGGTGTGGAGGCCGGTGGTCCAGGTGGCCGGCGGGCGGGGGAGTCTGGCCATGCTGTTGCTGACTATTTGAAGTTCAAGGACCTGATCCTTCGGATGTTGGACTATGACCCCAAGAGCCGCATCCAGCCCTACTACGCCCTGCAGCACAGCTTCTTCAAGAAGACTGCAGACGAGGGGACCAACACGAGCAGCAGCGTGTCTACCAGCCCGGCGCTGGAGCAGTCCCAGTCCTCTGGAACCACCTCCAGCACCTCCTCCAGCTCAG GAGGGTCGTCTGGGACAAGTACCAGTGGTAGAGCGAGGTCAGACCCCACCCATCACCACCTACACAGCGGGGGGCACTTTGGGGCAGTGATGCCAGCCATCGACGGTGACACCCTCTGTCCACAG GCAAGAAAGCCTTACCCTCCCCCATTGGTGTGGGGAGGTGGGGTCGGACCAGAGCCGGTGGCCGGAGAGACCCACCCAGTCCAGGAGACCACCTTCCACGTCCCCCCTCAGCACCCCAAAGCCCTGCACCCCCACTCCCACCCCCATCATCACCACGGGCAGGTGATGGCCACACGGCCCCGCCCGCGGCACtacacctcccccacacacagctcctccacacaGGACTCCATGGAGGTGGTGCATGGCCATCTGTCCATgacctccctgtcttcctctgcctcctcttcctccacatctTCCTCTTCCACTGGGAATCACGGCAACCAGGCCTACCAGCTCCGCCACCTGCCTTTTGGGCATCATGGCGGGCTGAGCATGGGGATGGGCGCCTTCTCGAACCCCCGGCAGGAGACGGGCATGGCTGCCCACCCCGCTTACCCCATGGGCACAAACACGGGGCCGGCTCACTACCTACCGGAGGGCCACCTGGGCATGAGGCAGGGCATGGACCGGGAGGAGTCTCccatgactggagtgtgtgtgcagCAGAGTTCCATGGCCAGCTCGTGA
- the LOC106581139 gene encoding 52 kDa repressor of the inhibitor of the protein kinase isoform X1 yields the protein MPNFCAAPNCTRKSTQSDLAFFRFPRDPERCRLWVENCRRADLEAKTSDQLNKHYRLCAKHFDPAMVCKTSPYRTVLKDTAIPTIFDLTSHLKNPHSRHRKRIKELTEEDIRRIKERRLASSIEQLHSKKDIEATEGQDAAEEEIKLSTEEKDFRDYLRSLFEIVVMLGKQNIPLETNVPEGVERDPSNFQALLEYRINAGDEALRRRFEATAVNVEYLSASQQSQLLEVCEGTVREEVLMEVRESRFFSLVTGDLVEFAGERHLPLFLRFVDQSNALREEFLDFLPFEGDEASLVEKLETQVTDGWGLRMEDCRGQAHVATGTFATKMKAVAVGLMGKYPMAMHTPCSTCALNIHLANSLPFPSVQVVMATLRKIDVFFKQSPSLQAELEKAISVYHQENDEKAAELKEACSSNWTEQHNVFELTVDLLESLLLCMDCIRDNENVKFPDAVTGDAYSIAETLADFEFIVTLVILKNALSFTRAFGKNLQGEALDVFFAANSLTAVLHSLNEVFDNIEVYHEFWFEEAVNLAGTMEIPVKVPRLFLRKHRSADTGEIPPETYFKEYVTVPVIRGVIDEVDDIFSQSNLKALKCLSLVPAIMGQMKFNTSEENHADVYCKDLPNPDTLPAELHCWKIKWKHRSKEVRLPSTIHETLQLSDVKFFPNVNCFLKVLTTLPVLMLEDSNSSETSRKRLQTYLSDTPIKHRCKSLAVLHINSHVKHDLDVMVDKYCRLYPEDEPEHGVEAEISTVVI from the exons ATGCCCAATTTTTGCGCGGCTCCAAATTGCACCAGAAAGAGCACTCAATCCGATTTAGCATTTTTCAGGTTTCCAAGAGATCCAGAAAG ATGTAGGCTCTGGGTTGAGAACTGTCGCCGGGCCGATCTGGAGGCGAAAACATCAGACCAACTCAATAAACACTACAGACTGTGTGCCAAACACTTTGACCCGGCTATGGTTTGTAAAACA AGCCCTTACAGAACAGTACTGAAGGATACTGCTATTCCAACCATATTTGATTTAACAAGCCACCTCAAAAATCCTCATAGCAGACATCGCAAGCGGATCAAAGAATTG ACTGAAGAAGACATAAGGAGAATTAAAGAGAGAAGAT TGGCATCCTCCATTGAACAGCTCCACTCAAAGAAAGACATTGAGGCAACTGAGGGTCAAGATGCCGCTGAGGAGGAAATCAAGCTGTCCACAGAGGAGAAGGACTTCCGAGATTACCTGAGGTCTCTGTTTGAGATCGTTGTCATGCTAGGAAAGCAGAACATCCCATTGGAGACCAATGTCCCagaaggagtagagagagatcccAGTAATTTCCAGGCCTTACTGGAGTACCGCATTAATGCTGGAGATGAGGCTCTGAGGAGGCGGTTTGAGGCCACAGCAGTGAATGTGGAGTACCTCTCCGCGTCCCAGCAGAGCCAGCTCCTTGAAGTCTGCGAGGGCACTGTCAGAGAGGAGGTCCTCATGGAGGTGAGAGAGAGTCGCTTCTTCTCACTGGTCACAGGGGACCTTGTGGAGTTCGCTGGGGAGAGACACCTGCCTCTCTTCCTGCGGTTTGTAGACCAGTCCAATGCTCTCAGGGAGGAGTTCTTGGACTTTCTGCCGTTCGAGGGGGACGAGGCCTCACTGGTAGAGAAGCTGGAGACCCAGGTGACAGACGGGTGGGGGCTGAGAATGGAGGACTGCCGCGGCCAGGCCCATGTAGCCACCGGCACCTTCGCCACTAAGATGAAAGCTGTGGCAGTCGGACTGATGGGAAAGTACCCCATGGCAATGCACACGCCTTGTTCCACCTGCGCACTGAATATCCACCTGGCCAACAGCCTTCCCTTCCCCAGCGTGCAGGTTGTCATGGCAACCCTGAGAAAGATTGATGTCTTCTTTAAGCAGTCTCCCTCTTTGCAGGCTGAGCTGGAGAAGGCCATCTCTGTTTACCACCAAGAAAATGATGAGAAGGCAGCTGAGCTGAAGGAGGCCTGTAGCTCTAACTGGACAGAGCAGCACAACGTGTTTGAACTGACTGTGGACCTGCTTGAGTCCCTCCTGCTGTGCATGGACTGCATTCGGGACAATGAGAATGTCAAGTTCCCTGATGCTGTAACTGGGGACGCCTACTCGATCGCAGAGACCCTGGCTGACTTTGAGTTCATTGTCACCTTGGTCATCCTGAAAAACGCTCTTTCTTTCACACGAGCCTTTGGCAAAAACCTGCAAGGGGAAGCCCTTGATGTGTTTTTTGCTGCCAACAGTCTAACAGCCGTCCTGCACTCTCTGAATGAAGTCTTCGACAACATTGAAGTCTACCATGAGTTTTGGTTTGAGGAGGCTGTGAATCTGGCGGGTACCATGGAGATCCCAGTGAAGGTGCCTCGTCTGTTCCTCCGGAAGCACCGTTCGGCCGATACAGGCGAGATCCCTCCAGAGACTTACTTCAAGGAGTACGTGACAGTCCCTGTGATCCGCGGCGTCATCGATGAGGTGGACGACATCTTCTCCCAGAGCAACCTCAAAGCCCTCAAGTGCCTGTCCCTGGTCCCTGCCATCATGGGCCAGATGAAGTTCAACACCTCAGAGGAGAACCATGCAGATGTGTACTGCAAGGACCTCCCCAACCCAGACACACTGCCCGCTGAGCTGCATTGCTGGAAGATCAAATGGAAGCACCGGAGCAAGGAGGTCCGCCTGCCCTCCACCATCCACGAGACACTTCAGCTGTCGGACGTCAAGTTCTTCCCCAACGTCAACTGCTTCCTGAAGGTCCTGACCACCTTGCCTGTCCTGATGCTGGAGGACAGCAACAGCTCTGAGACATCCAGGAAACGCCTGCAGACTTATCTCAGTGACACACCTATCAAACACAGGTGCAAGAGTCTGGCTGTGCTCCACATAAACTCTCACGTTAAGCATGACCTGGATGTCATGGTTGACAAATACTGCAGACTGTACCCTGAGGATGAGCCTGAACATGGGGTTGAGGCTGAGATCAGCACTGTGGTGATATAG
- the LOC106581140 gene encoding dual specificity tyrosine-phosphorylation-regulated kinase 1A isoform X1, which produces MHPGGETSACKPSSVRLAPSFSFHAAGLQMAAPMPHTHQQYSDRHQPSTDQTAAVLPYSDQTQQLTANPRSLLLQRHMPQCFRDPTLAPLRKLSIDLIKTYKQINEVYYAKKKRRHQTGQGEDSSHKKERKVFNDGYDDDNYDYIVKNGEKWMDRYEIDSLIGKGSFGQVVKAYDRVEQEWVAIKIIKNKKAFLNQAQIEVRLLELMNKHDTEMKYYIVHLKRHFMFRNHLCLVFEMLSYNLYDLLRNTNFRGVSLNLTRKFAQQLCTALLFLATPELSIIHCDLKPENILLCNPKRSAIKIVDFGSSCQLGQRIYQYIQSRFYRSPEVLLGMPYDLAIDMWSLGCILVEMHTGEPLFSGANEVDQMNKIVEVLGIPPNHIMDLAPKARKFFEKLSDGTWSVKKTKDGKRYKPPASRKLHSILGVEAGGPGGRRAGESGHAVADYLKFKDLILRMLDYDPKSRIQPYYALQHSFFKKTADEGTNTSSSVSTSPALEQSQSSGTTSSTSSSSGGSSGTSTSGRARSDPTHHHLHSGGHFGAVMPAIDGDTLCPQARKPYPPPLVWGGGVGPEPVAGETHPVQETTFHVPPQHPKALHPHSHPHHHHGQVMATRPRPRHYTSPTHSSSTQDSMEVVHGHLSMTSLSSSASSSSTSSSSTGNHGNQAYQLRHLPFGHHGGLSMGMGAFSNPRQETGMAAHPAYPMGTNTGPAHYLPEGHLGMRQGMDREESPMTGVCVQQSSMASS; this is translated from the exons ATGCATCCAG GAGGAGAGACTTCAGCATGCAAACCTTCGTCCGTCCGGCTTGCGCCCTCTTTTTCTTTCCACGCTGCTGGTCTTCAGATGGCTGCTCCAATGCCCCATACACACCAGCAGTACAGTGACCGCCATCAGCCGAGCACTGACCAAACTGCTGCGGTCCTACCGTACAGCGACCAAACGCAACAGCTCACTGCCAACCCG AGATCATTGTTGTTACAGAGGCACATGCCCCAGTGCTTTCGTGACCCTACTTTGGCTCCCCTGCGGAAGCTCTCTATAGACCTTATCAAAACCTATAAACAGATCAATGAG GTGTATTATGCAAAAAAGAAGCGGCGGCACCAAACGGGTCAGGGTGAAGACTCCAGTcacaagaaagagaggaaggtctTCAATGATGGCTACGACGATGACAACTACGATTACATTGTCAAGAATGGGGAGAAGTGGATGGACCGCTATGAGATTGACTCCTTGATAGGCAAAGGGTCATTTGGACAG GTTGTAAAAGCTTATGACCGTGTAGAGCAGGAGTGGGTTGCCATCAAGATCATCAAGAACAAGAAAGCTTTTCTCAATCAAGCCCAGATTGAAGTGCGCCTCCTAGAGCTCATGAACAAACATGACACCGAAATGAAATACTACATAG TTCACCTGAAACGTCACTTCATGTTCCGGAACCACCTCTGCCTGGTGTTTGAGATGCTCTCATACAACCTCTACGACCTGCTGCGAAACACCAACTTCCGCGGCGTCTCTCTCAACCTGACCAGGAAGTTTGCTCAGCAGCTTTGCACTGCGCTGCTGTTCCTGGCCACGCCCGAGCTCAGCATCATCCACTGTGACCTGAAGCCTGAGAACATCCTGCTGTGCAACCCCAAGAGGAGCGCCATCAAGATAGTAGACTTTGGCAGCTCCTGCCAACTGGGACAGAGG aTATACCAGTACATTCAGAGTCGTTTTTACCGCTCCCCAGAGGTGCTGCTGGGCATGCCCTATGACCTGGCCATCGACATGTGGTCCCTTGGCTGCATCCTGGTGGAGATGCACACTGGAGAGCCCCTCTTCAGTGGAGCCAACGAG GTGGACCAGATGAATAAGATAGTTGAAGTTCTTGGTATCCCCCCCAATCACATTATGGACCTAGCCCCAAAAGCCAGGAAGTTCTTTGAGAAGCTATCGGATGGCACATGGAGTGTTAAGAAGACCAAAGATGGCAAAAGG TATAAGCCTCCAGCCTCTCGGAAGCTCCACTCCATCCTGGGTGTGGAGGCCGGTGGTCCAGGTGGCCGGCGGGCGGGGGAGTCTGGCCATGCTGTTGCTGACTATTTGAAGTTCAAGGACCTGATCCTTCGGATGTTGGACTATGACCCCAAGAGCCGCATCCAGCCCTACTACGCCCTGCAGCACAGCTTCTTCAAGAAGACTGCAGACGAGGGGACCAACACGAGCAGCAGCGTGTCTACCAGCCCGGCGCTGGAGCAGTCCCAGTCCTCTGGAACCACCTCCAGCACCTCCTCCAGCTCAG GAGGGTCGTCTGGGACAAGTACCAGTGGTAGAGCGAGGTCAGACCCCACCCATCACCACCTACACAGCGGGGGGCACTTTGGGGCAGTGATGCCAGCCATCGACGGTGACACCCTCTGTCCACAG GCAAGAAAGCCTTACCCTCCCCCATTGGTGTGGGGAGGTGGGGTCGGACCAGAGCCGGTGGCCGGAGAGACCCACCCAGTCCAGGAGACCACCTTCCACGTCCCCCCTCAGCACCCCAAAGCCCTGCACCCCCACTCCCACCCCCATCATCACCACGGGCAGGTGATGGCCACACGGCCCCGCCCGCGGCACtacacctcccccacacacagctcctccacacaGGACTCCATGGAGGTGGTGCATGGCCATCTGTCCATgacctccctgtcttcctctgcctcctcttcctccacatctTCCTCTTCCACTGGGAATCACGGCAACCAGGCCTACCAGCTCCGCCACCTGCCTTTTGGGCATCATGGCGGGCTGAGCATGGGGATGGGCGCCTTCTCGAACCCCCGGCAGGAGACGGGCATGGCTGCCCACCCCGCTTACCCCATGGGCACAAACACGGGGCCGGCTCACTACCTACCGGAGGGCCACCTGGGCATGAGGCAGGGCATGGACCGGGAGGAGTCTCccatgactggagtgtgtgtgcagCAGAGTTCCATGGCCAGCTCGTGA
- the LOC106581139 gene encoding 52 kDa repressor of the inhibitor of the protein kinase isoform X2: MVCKTSPYRTVLKDTAIPTIFDLTSHLKNPHSRHRKRIKELTEEDIRRIKERRLASSIEQLHSKKDIEATEGQDAAEEEIKLSTEEKDFRDYLRSLFEIVVMLGKQNIPLETNVPEGVERDPSNFQALLEYRINAGDEALRRRFEATAVNVEYLSASQQSQLLEVCEGTVREEVLMEVRESRFFSLVTGDLVEFAGERHLPLFLRFVDQSNALREEFLDFLPFEGDEASLVEKLETQVTDGWGLRMEDCRGQAHVATGTFATKMKAVAVGLMGKYPMAMHTPCSTCALNIHLANSLPFPSVQVVMATLRKIDVFFKQSPSLQAELEKAISVYHQENDEKAAELKEACSSNWTEQHNVFELTVDLLESLLLCMDCIRDNENVKFPDAVTGDAYSIAETLADFEFIVTLVILKNALSFTRAFGKNLQGEALDVFFAANSLTAVLHSLNEVFDNIEVYHEFWFEEAVNLAGTMEIPVKVPRLFLRKHRSADTGEIPPETYFKEYVTVPVIRGVIDEVDDIFSQSNLKALKCLSLVPAIMGQMKFNTSEENHADVYCKDLPNPDTLPAELHCWKIKWKHRSKEVRLPSTIHETLQLSDVKFFPNVNCFLKVLTTLPVLMLEDSNSSETSRKRLQTYLSDTPIKHRCKSLAVLHINSHVKHDLDVMVDKYCRLYPEDEPEHGVEAEISTVVI; this comes from the exons ATGGTTTGTAAAACA AGCCCTTACAGAACAGTACTGAAGGATACTGCTATTCCAACCATATTTGATTTAACAAGCCACCTCAAAAATCCTCATAGCAGACATCGCAAGCGGATCAAAGAATTG ACTGAAGAAGACATAAGGAGAATTAAAGAGAGAAGAT TGGCATCCTCCATTGAACAGCTCCACTCAAAGAAAGACATTGAGGCAACTGAGGGTCAAGATGCCGCTGAGGAGGAAATCAAGCTGTCCACAGAGGAGAAGGACTTCCGAGATTACCTGAGGTCTCTGTTTGAGATCGTTGTCATGCTAGGAAAGCAGAACATCCCATTGGAGACCAATGTCCCagaaggagtagagagagatcccAGTAATTTCCAGGCCTTACTGGAGTACCGCATTAATGCTGGAGATGAGGCTCTGAGGAGGCGGTTTGAGGCCACAGCAGTGAATGTGGAGTACCTCTCCGCGTCCCAGCAGAGCCAGCTCCTTGAAGTCTGCGAGGGCACTGTCAGAGAGGAGGTCCTCATGGAGGTGAGAGAGAGTCGCTTCTTCTCACTGGTCACAGGGGACCTTGTGGAGTTCGCTGGGGAGAGACACCTGCCTCTCTTCCTGCGGTTTGTAGACCAGTCCAATGCTCTCAGGGAGGAGTTCTTGGACTTTCTGCCGTTCGAGGGGGACGAGGCCTCACTGGTAGAGAAGCTGGAGACCCAGGTGACAGACGGGTGGGGGCTGAGAATGGAGGACTGCCGCGGCCAGGCCCATGTAGCCACCGGCACCTTCGCCACTAAGATGAAAGCTGTGGCAGTCGGACTGATGGGAAAGTACCCCATGGCAATGCACACGCCTTGTTCCACCTGCGCACTGAATATCCACCTGGCCAACAGCCTTCCCTTCCCCAGCGTGCAGGTTGTCATGGCAACCCTGAGAAAGATTGATGTCTTCTTTAAGCAGTCTCCCTCTTTGCAGGCTGAGCTGGAGAAGGCCATCTCTGTTTACCACCAAGAAAATGATGAGAAGGCAGCTGAGCTGAAGGAGGCCTGTAGCTCTAACTGGACAGAGCAGCACAACGTGTTTGAACTGACTGTGGACCTGCTTGAGTCCCTCCTGCTGTGCATGGACTGCATTCGGGACAATGAGAATGTCAAGTTCCCTGATGCTGTAACTGGGGACGCCTACTCGATCGCAGAGACCCTGGCTGACTTTGAGTTCATTGTCACCTTGGTCATCCTGAAAAACGCTCTTTCTTTCACACGAGCCTTTGGCAAAAACCTGCAAGGGGAAGCCCTTGATGTGTTTTTTGCTGCCAACAGTCTAACAGCCGTCCTGCACTCTCTGAATGAAGTCTTCGACAACATTGAAGTCTACCATGAGTTTTGGTTTGAGGAGGCTGTGAATCTGGCGGGTACCATGGAGATCCCAGTGAAGGTGCCTCGTCTGTTCCTCCGGAAGCACCGTTCGGCCGATACAGGCGAGATCCCTCCAGAGACTTACTTCAAGGAGTACGTGACAGTCCCTGTGATCCGCGGCGTCATCGATGAGGTGGACGACATCTTCTCCCAGAGCAACCTCAAAGCCCTCAAGTGCCTGTCCCTGGTCCCTGCCATCATGGGCCAGATGAAGTTCAACACCTCAGAGGAGAACCATGCAGATGTGTACTGCAAGGACCTCCCCAACCCAGACACACTGCCCGCTGAGCTGCATTGCTGGAAGATCAAATGGAAGCACCGGAGCAAGGAGGTCCGCCTGCCCTCCACCATCCACGAGACACTTCAGCTGTCGGACGTCAAGTTCTTCCCCAACGTCAACTGCTTCCTGAAGGTCCTGACCACCTTGCCTGTCCTGATGCTGGAGGACAGCAACAGCTCTGAGACATCCAGGAAACGCCTGCAGACTTATCTCAGTGACACACCTATCAAACACAGGTGCAAGAGTCTGGCTGTGCTCCACATAAACTCTCACGTTAAGCATGACCTGGATGTCATGGTTGACAAATACTGCAGACTGTACCCTGAGGATGAGCCTGAACATGGGGTTGAGGCTGAGATCAGCACTGTGGTGATATAG